The DNA region AAgtatacgatattgattatacGTTACTTTGATTTTATTAAACGTGTGAATTTTACAGTCTCTGTCAAATAAAGGCTGCAAATTTCATTGAAGTTCACAATTGAACTAAAGGCTGCAAATTTCATAGAAGTTCACAATTGAACTTTGGCATTCATCGGTATCCTTCGAATCTCatatgtgtgtttgttttggtgCAAGTTTGTACCTCTTGGTCGAAGGGTTTGGGATGGTATCGACGATGATGATATTATATTCTGAAAATCTCTTTTTCTAAACTTGCTCAGATACTATTTTGTTTGTGATAATTGAGAGAAAAGATGATGTAGACATACTTAGAGATTGTATTTCTTATATTATTCATCGTAGAGACACTCTCTTATCTAAAAGgcatctatttttatttttaatgctaTCAAATTAGATACATACTATACTTTCCCTGATCACATTACTTGTTTTTATATTCTAACAACTCTTACATAATTTGTTTCTTTATTCTATCAACTCTTACATAAAAGTGAATATAAAGCAGTTGGGAGCAtacaacatttttttattactagGAAAAGTCTTTTATACACACTCTTAAAGTAGTTAGAACTATAGTAAATTTGTCCTAACAAAGCATTGGTCCGAGTTAACCAACCAACTCAACAACACGGGAAGCCAAGTCGGCGATCTGAACCGGCGCCGTAGTATCGAAAACGAGGCTGGGCACGTCAGCCACGTCATAATCCCAACACCCTCCGTACGCTTCCAACAGCTCCTCCATCTCTCGCCACGTGGACGGCTTGTGCCACTCCGTCCGGCCCCTTGACTCGAGCCGCCTCCGCCACTCCGCTTCGTCGCCGGGCCGGCACTCGACCACCATCACCCGGCCGCCGCTCATGTCCAGCAAGCGGTCGAGGTGGGCCCGCCTCGACAGAGGGGAGTCAACCACCACGCGCAGCCCCAGGCCCAGCTGCGTCGAGGCCACCCGCCACATGGCCTCGTAGGATAGGTCGTTGAGCAGCTTGGCCGCAGCTGCGCGTGGCGTTTGGGCCAGGAGGAGGGCCTGCTGGACTTCGTGGGTGGAGTCGCGGAAATGGTCCTTGTCGATCAGGGGGCATTTTAGGGATTTCGCTATGGCGGTGGCCAGCGTGCTCTTTCCGCTCCCAGGATGGCCTTTCATCGCGATTACCGCTATTCTCTCCCTATCCATCATTCCATTCAATTTCGATCTCTCAGAAATTCTAATctaatttcatcttcttttttCTCTACTTTCTTTGTTCACGTGTCAAACGGACTATTAGAGCTTATCCACAAATTTATGTctctatcatttttataaaaaattaaattgaatgtaATAAGAGTTTATTCATAATTTATAACTTGCTTAAAATTAAGTCATTACTCGCTAGTAACACTCACATTTGTTTTATTGTATgactaattattttttttagaataatactttttcattttaattgcaTAAATATGGTTGATTTTTTTGGCATGGAATTTAAGATAAAGATATTATTTGAGTTAAATAGAGAACAAAGTTTTGTATTAGCTAGTAATGGAGTCCTAGTTTTCTTTTCGATAAGTactttatattataaaattaataaataataataaataaaaatgagttacataattattttactatttttttatatattttttaaaaactcgTGCGAGTTTGATTGGGACTCCTAATGTTAAACATAAGGAGTAATTAAGTTGCGGATAATAAAATGGGTGGAAGAATATAATAAGAGATAGAGaataataaagtatgaaaaaagataaaataagaaatattatactccattcgtctcaTTCGATGtccatatttcctttttagtttgtcacacgctgtccactttttatatttggaaataaatctctctctcctctctcattaaaatattcaactatatttttttctctatttactTCACCTAACAACTCTTCCTAAAATTccgtgtcactcaagaatgtggacatcttgagtgtgacagatggagtactattttgttACTATAAAGTGAAATGACTTTAATGTAGGATAATTCAAAATAGAATATCACTACCTCTGTCTACCAATGCCAgatacattttctcattttagtGCCCGCTATTTAAAGACACATTTACCTTTTTTCACAATTATAACTGGTGGACTCAATATTTCACAAACTCATTGCattcacattatattataaatttagtACTTATAAGACCCACACTCTAACTTTTTCATTCATtaactttataaaattaaataatttttaaaaattcgtgcGGACTCAAAACGTgttactccccccgtcccagtTAAGATGACTCctttatttttttgggaaaatgataataaatagttatagtggagagaaagtaaagtaagtgagagatAATATAGAGGAGAAtcttttctatattattctctcttttattttaatttctctccattttaactatttattaacatttttttcaaaacaagtgcCAAAAAGAAAAGAGTTATCTTAACTAGAACATAgggagtactccctccgtcccatagtagatgccACACTTGGAGATTGGCAcaggattttaggagatgttgttttgtgtgttaagtggaaaaagaaaataatatatttatattaatgtgagaggggactttttttaataaaggaaatgtgacatcttttgtgagacaaacttaaaagaaaagtgtgacatctgtTATGAGACGGAGGAAATACTAAAGAGCAGACGAGATAAGTAATGTGAGGGGAGAGAAATATATGAAGACTTTGAATAGGTCGTTAAGACTTAGAAGTGTAAGTGTGAATAGACATGGCACATTATTTGAAAATCAACATTTTACCTATTAAAATGAAGAACATGTATATCTCAGCATACATATAAGAACACTAAAATTAATCGTAAAACAAAATTCTACTCcctatatttatattatgtgTCTCACTTTGAtccggcatgagttttaagaaatgcaagGAAAGCGAGTTAAAAAAGGTTAGTGGTATGTAGGTCATACTTTTAtacactccctccatcccataataaatgtcacactttcctttttagtgtGTCCCACGAAAGATGACACATTTCGTTTTATGGAGAAagctctctctcacattaatatttTAAGGTTTCAACCGACAAAGTAAttacaaaataatacaaagATAACAGCAGATCTAACTACTTCTTAGATCAAGCAGCTTCAGATCTTGATGACTACACCCACAACACTTAGTACACATATCGAACGCGTTCACAGGTAACATAAGTGTAAGCAaatgaaaataagaaagaaaaatgaaGGAAACAATCAAGATTTCGAATAGGCTCAGGTTGAACTAGGTACAACTACACAAACCTATTAATCCGACCCTGAATCCCCCGTTCCTCTGTTTGATTTGCCCCTCAAGGAGAAACACATAGCATAAACCAACTCGTTGCAGATACTCATCAACTCCTTCAAGCATAACAAGAAACCACAACACACGGTCAAGTGCATCTGACCAGAAACCAGTAGTTTCTAAGAACTCACACACCCTCAAACACTGACTCAGTGTTTACACACACATAGGGAAAATGAAAGAGACCAAGATCTCAAGCTAATAGCACAGAGAGAGATTCGGGAGAAAAAAGAGAGGAACCCTAACAACATCGCTCAAAAACCAGAGAGGAGAAGAGAGATGAGGCAAAGTATCAAAACCGAGGCGGATAGGAGCTGAGCAGGTATTTATAAGACACAACCCCAACTCACCACAAATATCTGCCATGTAGCCGAGCAAATGGGCCGGAGCCTAAAAGTAATGGGCTGAAGTCTTGGGTTGGTTACATGTGAAGCAGACTGGGCCTCACTTAAGGGCCACACTATTACATTTCTCCAGCTTGGACCTTATCAAAACAGTGGGGGACTTGGCCTATGCTCATCATCCTTGCCTTGTGATGCCACTAAGTCAAGGCCTAGACAGATACCACTTCCACAGCACTCCCAGCAGTCCCTGTATTCAGAACCATTCCAGTGATTTGCCAGCGGGCCGCTGGATTGAGTCCAAGAATAATGTACCTTGTGTTGGTTAACAGGAGCACAAGAATAATTTGGGAAAATCCAGAGAATATAATTGAGTGATGTGAATTTGAAGTATGTGTATGTGAATAATACggagaaaatagaatttaaagaaagatgggaagtggataCTAGGGTTAGAAAGTAAGATGAATGAAAGAATGAAAAGAGGAAACATACTTTATATAGAATGTTGCATCTGACTCGCTTCAGTGGTCGCTGACTGCAGTTCAGCGGACCGCTGAGGACAGTGTTCTTCTCTTAGCGGGTCGTTGAAAATAACTCACCGAACTGCTAACCCTACTCCAGTAagatttttttacaaaaataaaaactgaatttttttaaaaaattttacaaaaaaatgaaaatttaaaaataatataaaaataaaaacaaaaattaaaacaaatgatacataacaaaaataaaaattaaactaCTACTAGCTTCACCTCTACagaagaaaaacaaactaaACTTGAAAATTAGCAAAAACAAGAAACCAATCAATATGACACATTATATCTCACCCACGCTCTACGAAGCTGATCAAGTGTTGCAACAGAAGATTGTGCAAACACAGAAATATGAGAACTTAATatgagtatcgtatcccacttTTTCTCCCACTGTTCCATTGATGTTGTCAGAGCTTCCATAACAGTGTCCAATTTATATTTGCTTTCAGACACCTGCTCTGCACGTCTATTGCTTTTTTCTAATAGCCCACTCATCAAGTCTTCAAGGCTCTCATATTTACATGTCCTTGCCCATATCAGAAGTCTACTTAAACCGGACAAAGTCATTGTTACGCTCCTTGCTTTCCTCAAGTAcctcaaaaaataaaagaaaaataaaattaaataatattacaatgTGAATTAGTATTATCAACATTTCTACATtatcagcttaaagcaataatattccccggcaacggcgccgaaaacttgatgcactattttttagcactacaactaATTGCGTGTATACAAGGCataaatagtatagctaaaggtcagtaccggatatcaaACACAGGAATAGAATTGCAAATGActatcatgtactaagcgtCAAATACTGTCTAGAGAAAAAaagttttgtgtttgaaatttataaaactagacataaataaataaaacaaataaaacaaaacatttaaATAACCAAAGTAAATCAGGCAAAGAGTGAATTCCAAGGATAgagctttcacaattatggtttgCAAAACACAATTATGATACCCTTGCACATTTCATGCATTACTAGAATGAGTCACAAAAGTATTGCCCATGCGACACAAAGTAGGTTACACACTAAGGTCGTCATTCTTAGATTAGCAACTCCCAAAAGCTCAATTAGACCCTCTAGATGTCCTCACTCTAAgttaacagtgccgttttaagggaagctaattgtagtgtcaacTAAGCTCTTCTAACTCGCAAACATCCACTCACGATTATGTTgcaagtcaatagataatcacagaatgtgtcactcaaacgtgaagcaattatccaacacttagaatagaAGCATGGAATGAACAAAACGGATACTGAATACTGGAATTAtttaaaccaataaaagttactaacgcATCCCAAGAATTCTTATAGTTTAGCTACACCTAGACAAAtaacaaaaactacaaattaaaatacaaaacataaagaaaaagcaaacaaaacccAAGGATGAATTGTTATGCAATCTTTAGTTTTCTCTTGCCTTTCTCCAAACTCCAAGAATGGTGGATGGAATGATGGATGGAGGAATTAGGGTTGAAGAGTGGAGGAGGAGCTTGGGGGCTCCCCAATTTTGGAGGCTATGAATgtgtgaatattatgaattaggttatggggtatataTAAGTTTGAAAAAGATTTAAACTTGGTAAAAAGTGTTCTCCAAGCTGGAAATTTCGTGCTCCATTGGTTAAGGTAAAGATTTGGCTTTAATAGTTTCTTTCCTTGAATTTTCGCCTAAATTCAGCTCTTGACAGCATTTCACGACTTTGGTAGAATGGCCATAAATATCTCCACTGAGCTTCGATTAAGATGTTCAAGGTACCATCGCAATTCTTTTTCAAAGATGAAGAGAATGGTATGTAGCACGCCCTTATCGAACTTACGAATCGCTAGAATAATGGGTTTGAACTGGGACTGCTGCGCGCGAACAGGCCCAGCGAACCGCTGGAGAGAGTCAGAACGCTCTGGACGGTTTTCAAGCGTGTGCCAGAGTCCCGCTGGGTTGCCTTCTCCAGCTTCCGaattttgacctttttatgCCTTTTTTCaactctattttgcacatttctcacaaaacacgtcaaaataccaaaatgaataaaatatgcaaataatggacatgcaATGCAACTTTGAGATTCAAAACGGACAAAATAATAGTCTTAAAACAATGCAAAATCCGATCGTATCACCTATCCAGAATCAATGTGAAGCTTCCTTATACCGTAGAGCATCTTCTCCACAAAGAGACACTTTGTCCCCATGTCAGTTGGATGGTGATTAGCACCTTTCTCCGCTATGCCTCTAATGAAGTGGAATCTAACATCAATGTGCTTGGTTCTGTTGTGGAATATATGATTCTTGCACACTTGTATGGCTGACTGGCTATCAGGAAAGACCACAATAGGTTGCTTGAGGAATTTCAGTTCACCCATAACCCCTTTCAGCCATAGTGCTTCGTTCATTGCCTCTACAATAGCAATGTACTCAGATTCAATAGTAGAGAGGGCCACAATATTGATTTCCAACTTATACGAGATCCACCAAGTGTAAAAACATAAGAGGTGGTAGACTTTCTCTTATCTCTGTCATTTACATAGTTTGAATCTACAAGACCTTAAAGGTAAGTATCATATGTACACTTAGAGAAATTCAAACCATAATGAGCAGTATTTTTAAAGTATCTCAGTAACCACATAAGAGCTTCCTAATGTGGCTGTCCAGGATTGGACATGTATCTTGATAGGCATAAGACAGAGTAGGCAATGTCAGGCCGTGTGCTAaccataaaaaatattactgaCCCAATAGCATTGAAGTAGGGAACACTCCTCATATTTTGGATCTCGCTCTCACTCTTAGGACACTGATCCTTGATAAGAATGAAGTGTGCAACCAAGGGAATAGTGGATGGCTTGACATCTACCATATTGAACTTACTGAGAATCTTTTTGACATAAGAGCTTTGGTGAAGTGTCGGCTCCTTCATCCTGTTTCTAACAATGTCAATTCCAAGTATTTCTGAGCATCTCCCAAATCCTTCATATGTTTGACAACAGAGGAACTAGGGCTCATGATTTGCATGACATCCACATATAAAAGAAGGAAAACAGGTACAGACTGgagatttttaaaataaagacaATGGTCAAAAGTGCTTCTAGTAAATCCAAGAGACTGCATGCATTGATCAAACTTAATGTTTCATCTCCTAGGTGACTGCTTCAACCCATACAAAACATTTTTCAAGAGATACACATGATCAGGGTACTTAGGGTCAACAAAGCCCTCAGGTTGGCTCATGTAAATAGGCTTGACAAGATCAGCATGTAAAaaagcagttttaacatccatttaTTTGAGATCCTCAGTCAAAATAAGCACATAAAGCAACCATTAACCTAACAGTCGTAAACTTAACCACAAGAGCAAAGAATTTTgtataatctaccccctcttgttgagtgAAGCTTTTAGCAACCAACCTGGCTTTGTATCTCTAGCCATTGAGCTCCCGTTTCAGGTTAAATAGCCACTTCCACTCAACAATAGTACAATCTTTAGGTCTAAGAACTAAAATCCAAGTTTATTCAAAACTAAAGATTTCATTTCATCTTCCATGACAACCAGCTACTTAGGATAAAACATGGACTTGAGAACCTGCTTATATGACTGTGGCTCATATCCATCTGATTCATGAACATTGAAAGCCCAAGCTAGCTTGTTCAGTTCATTACCAAgtcttttgggtgtttttattGTCCTCATTGTTCAATCCCTGGCCAAAAGATAGTCATTAGGAACATTTACATAATCACATTGAATAGGTTGGATGACATCTTGAGCCTCATCAGGATATAGTCATTCTGCACAAACTCAAGAGACAGTGAACACTTGATAaggccaatttcatgcatcggttatggggttaaattctaTGATTTCAACGAACTAATACACGTTTTAAGTTTAGGTGCATAGAGAATCTGCCAGGTCAAGGAAATGGAAGGAAAATCCACCAGGCAGGTCAAGTAAAGAAGCCAGCTGCAACCTGAGGCAGGAGATTGCGGAAGCACCTGTGAGCGGAAAAGTATCTTTTTGAAGGACTTTCTACGAGGGAAAAATCGACAAATTAGGAGAGAAATTCCCTAGAAGTTCGAACCTCAGTTATAAATAGAGAGACAACATGGAGAGAAGATGAAGGTAGAAGTTAGTTAGGAGTCGGATCTCTGCTGGTGTTGTTACCTTTTTGCAGCTTTTCAGTCATCATAACCAATTCGGGAAAATAGTCCCCACTGCTTATTGCGTAttgtccaattgtttttggaaatCTGTTTACCTGGTCTAGTAGTTTGGTTGTTGAATATTTTCTAGTTAAACTTCACTTCTGTTACCCATGCATGCGTACGTTCTCTTTCTGTTCCCTAGGTCAAGTAGATAGGATAGTCACCTTTAATTCCCCCAAGTCTAGTAGTTAAACACGTCTTAACCCatgagttgcgtggcagcagccgacctCCCAAGTCCTCTAAACACTTGCTTACCccgtccatctctgtgggatcgatccttactaccctgtactagccaatagtaaatGGGTTACGGTTTTGATAGAGATTGAGAGTATCCCAACGACACAGTCAGACAGTTTAGAGAGTTCCTAGGCCTAGCGGTTGAGTGAATCCTCTTGACCTGTTTGATCTGCAatttgcacacacacacacacactcaagAGATTAGTACCTATCAAATGATTTTGTTGCCAAGGATGGATGGCGTATGTTATGTTTGTGTTTAGAGTGATTTGGTGTATATAGTTTTTGatctgtttttattttcttcttttcctttttcaatttATGAGCAGAGTGTCGAGGTACAGGTACTGGAACGATACATCAAATTAGAGGGATAACCAGACTAGTTGGTGGGCCAAGGAAACAACATCCCCTGTTACCACTAGGTTTAGGTTGACCACAACAAACCCAACACCTTTAAGTTCAGGAAGTGAAGCAGACCCAGTATCACCTGGGAAGAGAGAGCCGGAATTACCACTGCAGTTTGAGGAAGAGCAGCCAGAATCATGGCAGAGATAATTGATAATGATCTTGAGATAGGATCACTCAACACCCATCTGAATGGCGAACCATCCCAAGCCATAGTCATTACCCCAGCCCAGCAGGCGATCGATATCAAGACGAACATGTTGGCCGTGATGCCACATTTCTACGGGCGGAAGATTGAGTGCCCATATGAATTCCTCCACGAGTTTTGCAAACTTTGcagtattcagaagaggccgccTAATGCGACTGAAGAGGATTACAGGTTGCGCGCACTCCCATTTGCGCTGAAGGGTGAGGCAAACACGTGGTTACTAAGTTTACCAGCTAATTCTGTCCGCACGTGGGTAGACTTCAGATTGTTTTTCCTGGACTACTTCTTCCCCGCGAACAAGACGAATGCCCCCAAGAAGGAAATTCTTGCATGCAGACAGGATTATGATGAATCcttgagtcaatattggtcacgCTTCAAGGGACTGCTTGATTCTTGCCCCAACAACCGAATGAGCGAAGCAGATGTCTACAACATATTCTACGAAGGGGAGAATCCAGAGTCCAAGGACTTGCTGAACTCCTCGAGCAGGGGAATTTCACAAAGAAATGGGTGAGCAAGGCTAGAGAGATTCTAGAAAGATTGATTGATGCAAAAAAGGCGTATGATTCCCCTCGAACTATCCTTATAAAGGGAAATTTGGATGCAGTGAATGTGCAAAATGAGGATAGGATGGACGCTAGGATGGATAAGCTGGAGAATACGATTCTGATCGCCTTAGGAAAGAATAATCGGTCAGCCCCAGCGGAAAAGGCCAAACAATTGCCAGGCCCAGAGGATGGATACCAATGCTATGGGACTCAAGGGGAGATGGAATGCCAAGATCAAGTAAATGCAGTGGGAAACTGGAACCAAAACAACCAGAACAGTAACTGGAACCCTTGGAAGATCAAAGATGTTCCATGGAAAGATCATCCCAATTTCAGGTGGGCTGATGGGAACTAAAATCCACCACCTCAACCACAGAACACGAATCTACCTGAAGGGCAATCTAACTGGCCCAACAGAAATCAGGAGAGGTAGAATTTCTAGCAGAACTGGGCGCACATGAATCAAGAAGGAGAAGACAACTCGGGGAATAGGAACCAAGGGAGCCAACCCAACTGGGTCAATAGGAATCAAAACCAACCCTCAAGCAACTATGTTCCACCCCATCAGAGGAACTACCAGGGCAATAATTCAAGCCTCCAGCCAGTTACCAAGGAAACCAGGGACCGCATGTCCATTCGAACCAGGGGCAATAGGGGAATTTCAGCCCGAGCCAGGGATCAAATTCGAATCAGCCATATCCCAAGAAGCCAAGGAGTACAGATGATATAATGGGAGACCTACTCAATTCACAGCAGCATTTTCAGAACAACATGCAGGTAAATAATGACTTGGTCCACAAGTTGCAAGATGCAATAGGTGTGCTAGCCAAACAGATGTCTCAAATTACCACCTCGTTGAATTAGATGCGTGGAAACGAAGGAAAAATCCTTGCCTCAGTGAAACCACTAGACATAGCAAACATCAGTCAAATCGCCTTGAGATCAGGAATGGTTAAGGTGCATGATTTCTTGTATCCTATttatttccatgtgattaagatgagtgaacatgagtctgctgagtct from Salvia splendens isolate huo1 chromosome 9, SspV2, whole genome shotgun sequence includes:
- the LOC121749422 gene encoding uncharacterized protein LOC121749422, with the translated sequence MDRERIAVIAMKGHPGSGKSTLATAIAKSLKCPLIDKDHFRDSTHEVQQALLLAQTPRAAAAKLLNDLSYEAMWRVASTQLGLGLRVVVDSPLSRRAHLDRLLDMSGGRVMVVECRPGDEAEWRRRLESRGRTEWHKPSTWREMEELLEAYGGCWDYDVADVPSLVFDTTAPVQIADLASRVVELVG